One window of Phycodurus eques isolate BA_2022a chromosome 8, UOR_Pequ_1.1, whole genome shotgun sequence genomic DNA carries:
- the zranb2 gene encoding LOW QUALITY PROTEIN: zinc finger Ran-binding domain-containing protein 2 (The sequence of the model RefSeq protein was modified relative to this genomic sequence to represent the inferred CDS: inserted 1 base in 1 codon), which translates to MSGKSFRVSDGDWICPDKKCGNVNFARRTSCNRCGREKTTEAKMMKAGGTEIGKTLAEKSRGLFSANDWQCKTCGNVNWARRSECNMCNTPKYAKLEERTGYGGGFNERENVEYIEREESDGEYDEFGRKKKKYRGKSSSKTSSSKGSEKKEVVKKAQPPPPPPQDDDDEEDDDEDGDLSKYKLDDEDEDDDDGDLSKYNLDASDEEKEQAKKRGSRSGSSRSRSSSRSSSSSSRSRSRSGSRSSSSSRSGSRSRSRSRSSSRSGRXSSPRKRSVSPSSSPEGGQKRSRSRSSSAGRKRRRSRSRSSERRSNQSSGSSHSGSSSKKK; encoded by the exons TTCGAGTAAGCGACGGGGATTGGATATGTCCCGATAAAAA GTGTGGAAACGTGAACTTTGCAAGGAGAACAAGTTGTAATAGATgtgggagag AGAAAACCACAGAGGCCAAGATGATGAAAGCAGGAGGGACAGAGATTGGGAAAACTCTGGCTGAGAAGAGTAGAGGACTTTTCAGTGCTAATGATTGGCAATGTAAAAC ATGTGGAAACGTTAACTGGGCGAGGCGGTCGGAGTGCAACATGTGTAACACTCCCAAATATGCCAAGCTTGAAGAGAGAACAg GTTATGGTGGTGGTTTTAATGAAAGGGAAAATGTGGAATACATTGAGCGAGAGGAATCTGATGGTGAATATGATGAG TttgggaggaaaaagaaaaagtatcgTGGTAAGAGCAGTAGCAAGACATCTTCCTCAAAAGGAAGTGAAAAGAAAGAAGTAGTGAAAAAAGCTCAGCCACCCCCACCGCCACCGCAGGACGATGACGATGAAGAGGATGACGACGAAGACGGTGACCTGTCCAAGTACAAACTGGAT GATGAAGACGAAGATGACGATGACGGCGACCTCTCCAAGTACAACCTGGATGCCAGCGATGAGGAAAAAGAGCAAGCCAAGAAAAGGGGCAGCCGCTCGGGCTCGTCCCGTTCCCGCTCGTCCTCGCGCTCATCCAGCTCCAGTTCTCGGTCGAGGTCCAG ATCCGGTTCTAGGAGCTCCTCTAGTTCCCGATCCGGATCTCGCTCGAGGTCCCGCTCCAG ATCCAGCTCCAGGTCTGGAA GATCCTCACCCCGGAAGAGATCCGTCTCCCCGTCCTCCTCACCCGAGGGGGGACAGAAGCGCAGTCGCTCCAGGTCGTCATCTGCAGGGAGAAAACGGAGGCGCTCTAGATCCCGTTCGTCCGAAAG GCGCAGCAACCAGTCCTCCGGATCCTCCCATTCTGGCTCCAGTTCTAAAAAGAAATAA
- the ptger3 gene encoding prostaglandin E2 receptor EP3 subtype yields MTSDKCDFLEGSQSTIGDMLTSNVSKSAGEENATGTDAGCGYVSVVFPITMMATGMVGNSLALVLVYTSYRRKENRRKKSFLLCIGSLALTDLFGQLLTSPIVISVYRADLRWERIDSSGNLCAFFGVCMTTFGLCALFMASAMAIERATAITNPHWYSNHMKTSVTKQTLVVIWCLVLLFALLPVAGVGKYTRQWPGTWCFISTGDREVPGNIFFSFTFALLGIFSLLVTVSCNVVTIRGLIIRCKTKSGTSQASKHWERLTTETVIQLMGIMCVLLVCWSPLLVLMLRMISTQVSSHECNSSAESSHPSSVRDIQLDCNFFLTAIRLASLNQILDPWVYLLLREILLRKFCLVANAVTNCSIEDQKETQTALDALNKQNKENLQKPQSSKGDF; encoded by the exons ATGACTTCGGACAAGTGTGACTTTCTTGAGGGCTCGCAAAGCACAATAGGGGACATGCTGACGTCCAATGTTTCCAAGTCGGCGGGAGAAGAAAACGCCACCGGGACTGACGCCGGTTGCGGTTACGTGTCGGTCGTCTTCCCCATCACCATGATGGCCACGGGCATGGTGGGCAACTCTCTGGCGCTCGTCCTGGTCTACACCTCCTACAGGAGAAAGGAGAATAGAAGGAAGAAGTCCTTCTTGCTTTGCATTGGGTCTTTAGCGTTGACGGACCTGTTCGGCCAGCTCCTGACGAGTCCGATAGTGATCTCGGTTTATCGGGCCGACCTGAGATGGGAGCGCATCGACTCGTCGGGCAACCTGTGCGCCTTCTTTGGCGTGTGCATGACCACCTTCGGTCTGTGCGCGCTCTTCATGGCCAGCGCCATGGCCATCGAGAGAGCCACGGCCATCACCAACCCGCACTGGTACTCCAACCACATGAAGACCAGCGTGACCAAGCAGACTTTGGTGGTCATCTGGTGCCTGGTGTTGCTCTTCGCCCTCCTGCCCGTAGCGGGGGTGGGCAAGTACACGCGTCAGTGGCCCGGCACCTGGTGCTTTATCAGCACCGGGGACAGAGAAGTGCCCGGCAacatctttttctccttcactTTTGCCTTACTGGGGATTTTCTCGCTGCTCGTCACGGTGTCCTGCAACGTGGTCACCATCCGCGGCCTGATCATTCGCTGTAAGACCAAGTCGGGTACGTCTCAGGCCTCCAAACACTGGGAAAGACTCACCACGGAGACTGTCATTCAACTCATGGGGATTATGTGCGTCCTGCTTGTGTGCTGGTCTCCTCTACTG GTGCTGATGCTGAGGATGATCTCCACTCAGGTGTCCTCTCATGAATGTAACTCCTCAGCAGAGAGCTCCCATCCCTCCTCTGTGCGAGACATCCAGTTGGACTGTAACTTCTTTCTGACCGCCATCCGCTTGGCCTCGCTCAACCAGATCCTGGACCCGTGGGTTTACCTGCTCCTCAGAGAGATTCTCCTTCGCAAGTTCTGCCTGGTGGCCAATGCCGTCACCAACTGCTCCATAGAGGATCAGAAGGAGACCCAAACGGCTCTGGATGCACTTAATAAGCAGAACAAAGAAAACCTCCAGAAACCCCAAAGTAGCAAAGGAGACTTTTGA